A single region of the Streptomyces sp. NBC_00236 genome encodes:
- a CDS encoding ABC transporter permease: MGRYVIRRLLQMIPVFFGTTLLIFLMVNVMGDPIAGLCGDRQCDPATAAQLRSEFGLDKPVWQQYLTYMGNVFTGDFGTAFNGQKVTELMATAFPITIRLTLVAIVFEIVIGISLGVVTGLRRGRPIDTTVLILTLVVISIPTFVTGLLLQLLLGVEWGVIKPSVSSEAPLNELIIPGLVVASVSLAYVTRLTRTSIAENARADYVRTATAKGLPRRRVVVRHLLRNSLIPVVTFIGTDVGALMGGAIVTERIFNIHGVGYQLYQGILRQNSQTVVGFVTVLVLVFLAANLIVDLLYAVLDPRIRYA, encoded by the coding sequence ATGGGACGTTATGTGATCCGGCGGCTGCTGCAGATGATCCCGGTCTTCTTCGGCACCACGCTGTTGATCTTCCTCATGGTGAACGTGATGGGTGACCCCATCGCGGGTCTCTGCGGCGACCGCCAGTGCGACCCGGCGACCGCCGCCCAACTCCGTTCGGAATTCGGCCTCGACAAGCCGGTCTGGCAGCAGTACCTGACCTACATGGGGAACGTCTTCACCGGCGACTTCGGCACCGCGTTCAACGGGCAGAAGGTCACCGAGCTGATGGCCACGGCCTTCCCCATCACCATCCGCCTCACCCTCGTGGCGATCGTCTTCGAGATCGTCATCGGCATCAGTCTCGGCGTCGTCACCGGTCTGCGCCGCGGCCGCCCCATCGACACCACGGTGCTGATCCTGACGCTGGTCGTCATCTCCATCCCGACCTTCGTCACCGGTCTGCTCCTCCAGCTCCTGCTCGGTGTGGAGTGGGGCGTCATCAAACCCTCCGTCTCCAGCGAGGCCCCGCTCAACGAGCTGATCATCCCCGGACTCGTGGTCGCCTCCGTCTCGCTGGCCTACGTCACCCGGCTCACCCGTACCTCGATCGCCGAGAACGCCCGCGCCGACTACGTGCGCACCGCGACCGCCAAGGGCCTCCCCAGGCGCCGTGTGGTCGTCCGCCACCTGCTGCGCAACTCGCTGATCCCCGTCGTCACCTTCATCGGTACGGACGTGGGCGCCCTGATGGGCGGGGCCATCGTCACGGAGCGGATCTTCAACATCCATGGCGTCGGCTACCAGCTCTACCAGGGCATCCTGCGCCAGAACTCGCAGACCGTCGTCGGGTTCGTCACCGTCCTGGTCCTGGTCTTCCTGGCGGCGAACCTGATCGTCGACCTGTTGTACGCCGTACTCGACCCGAGGATCCGCTATGCCTGA
- a CDS encoding ABC transporter permease has product MPEQTPDEAISSAGAGGTMDLALDEGDSLEKTPGGPRGTGPGTKPQSLWTDAWHDLRRNPVFIISALIILFLVIISIWPQLIASGDPLDCDLDKSQEGSQPGHPFGYDGQGCDVYTRVVYGARNSVTVGICSTIGVSLIGSVLGGLAGFFGGWWDAILSRLTDVFFGIPVVLGGLVFLSVVTSSTVWPVIGFIVLLGWPQIARIARGSVITAKHNDYVQAARALGASNGRMMLRHIAPNAIAPVIVVATIALGTYISLEATLSFLGVGLKPPAVSWGIDISAASQYIRNAPHMLLWPAGALAVTVLAFIMLGDAVRDALDPKLR; this is encoded by the coding sequence ATGCCTGAGCAGACACCGGACGAGGCGATCTCGTCCGCCGGAGCCGGCGGAACGATGGACCTCGCGCTCGACGAGGGCGACTCCCTCGAGAAGACTCCCGGCGGCCCCCGGGGGACGGGCCCCGGCACCAAGCCGCAGAGCCTGTGGACCGACGCCTGGCACGACCTGCGCCGCAACCCGGTCTTCATCATCTCCGCGTTGATTATCCTGTTCCTGGTGATCATCTCCATCTGGCCGCAGCTCATCGCCTCCGGCGACCCGCTCGACTGTGACCTGGACAAGTCCCAGGAGGGCTCCCAGCCCGGCCACCCCTTCGGGTACGACGGCCAGGGCTGCGACGTCTACACCCGTGTCGTCTACGGTGCCCGCAACTCCGTCACCGTCGGTATCTGCTCCACCATCGGCGTCTCCCTGATCGGCTCCGTCCTCGGCGGTCTGGCCGGATTCTTCGGCGGCTGGTGGGACGCGATCCTCTCCCGCCTCACCGACGTCTTCTTCGGTATCCCCGTCGTCCTCGGCGGCCTGGTCTTCCTCTCCGTGGTGACCAGCTCCACCGTCTGGCCGGTCATCGGATTCATCGTGCTGCTGGGGTGGCCGCAGATCGCCCGTATCGCCCGCGGCTCCGTCATCACCGCCAAGCACAACGACTACGTCCAGGCGGCCCGGGCACTCGGCGCCTCCAACGGGCGGATGATGCTGCGCCACATCGCACCCAACGCCATCGCCCCGGTCATCGTCGTCGCGACCATCGCGCTGGGCACGTACATCTCGCTGGAGGCGACCCTGTCGTTCCTCGGCGTCGGCCTGAAGCCACCGGCCGTCTCCTGGGGCATCGACATCTCCGCCGCGTCCCAGTACATCCGCAACGCCCCGCACATGCTCCTCTGGCCCGCCGGGGCCCTGGCGGTCACCGTGCTCGCTTTCATCATGCTCGGCGACGCGGTGCGCGACGCCCTCGACCCCAAGCTGCGCTGA
- a CDS encoding ABC transporter ATP-binding protein — MLLEVRDLHVEFHTRDGVAKAVNGVNYSVAEGETLAVLGESGSGKSVTAQAIMGILDMPPGKISGGEILFKDRDLLKLKKEERRKIRGQEMAMIFQDALSSLNPVLTVGQQLGEMFVVHRGMSRKDAKAKAVELMDRVRIPAAKERVGNYPHQFSGGMRQRIMIAMALALEPSLIIADEPTTALDVTVQAQVMDLLAELQRELNMGLILITHDLGVVADVADKIAVMYAGRIVETSPVHDIYKAPAHPYTKGLLRSIPRLDQKGQELYAIKGLPPNLLHIPPGCAFNPRCPMAQDVCRKDVPPLFDVAEHRQSACYFWKETLDAR, encoded by the coding sequence ATGTTGCTCGAAGTGCGCGATCTGCACGTGGAGTTCCACACCCGGGACGGGGTCGCCAAGGCCGTCAACGGGGTCAACTACTCGGTGGCCGAGGGCGAGACGCTCGCCGTGCTCGGCGAGTCCGGCTCCGGCAAGTCGGTCACCGCACAGGCGATCATGGGCATCCTCGACATGCCGCCCGGCAAGATCAGCGGCGGCGAGATCCTCTTCAAGGACCGCGACCTGCTGAAGCTCAAGAAGGAGGAGCGCCGGAAGATCCGCGGCCAGGAGATGGCCATGATCTTCCAGGACGCGCTCTCCTCCCTCAACCCCGTGCTGACCGTGGGCCAGCAGCTCGGCGAGATGTTCGTCGTGCACCGCGGGATGTCCCGCAAGGACGCGAAGGCCAAGGCCGTCGAGCTGATGGACCGGGTCCGCATCCCGGCCGCGAAGGAGCGGGTCGGCAACTACCCGCACCAGTTCTCCGGCGGGATGCGCCAGCGCATCATGATCGCGATGGCGCTGGCCCTGGAACCCTCGCTGATCATCGCCGACGAACCCACCACCGCCCTCGACGTCACGGTCCAGGCCCAGGTGATGGACCTGCTCGCGGAGCTCCAGCGCGAGCTCAACATGGGCCTGATCCTGATCACCCACGACCTGGGCGTCGTCGCCGACGTCGCCGACAAGATCGCCGTGATGTACGCGGGCCGCATCGTGGAGACCTCACCGGTCCACGACATCTACAAGGCGCCCGCGCACCCGTACACCAAGGGCCTGCTCCGTTCGATCCCGCGCCTGGACCAGAAGGGCCAGGAGCTCTACGCCATCAAGGGCCTGCCGCCCAACCTGCTGCACATCCCGCCCGGCTGCGCCTTCAACCCGCGTTGTCCGATGGCCCAGGACGTCTGCCGCAAGGACGTGCCGCCGTTGTTCGACGTGGCGGAGCACCGTCAGAGCGCCTGCTACTTCTGGAAGGAGACGCTCGATGCACGCTGA
- a CDS encoding ABC transporter ATP-binding protein, whose amino-acid sequence MHADHSGRKGAREEGEVARDLLAKSREGSAYAGGEPILEVRDLVKHYPLTQGILIKKQIGAVKAVDGVSFDLAAGETLGIVGESGCGKSTVARMLVHLEQPTSGAIRYKGEDVTKLSGRALKAVRRNIQMVFQDPYTSLNPRMTVGDIIGEPYEIHPEVAPKGDRRRKVQDLLDVVGLNPEYINRYPHQFSGGQRQRIGIARGLALNPEIIVADEPVSALDVSVQAQVVNLLDRLQAEFNLSYVFIAHDLSIVRHISDRVGVMYLGRFAEIGTDEEIYDHPTHPYTQALLSAVPVPDPMAREYRERIILHGDVPSPANPPSGCRFRTRCWKAQERCELEVPLLAVPAAFRLTESPARHDSACHFAEEKRVVPPEGTLEQVGDGGDGAAGPGPDVEEVDREARKPPRSEPQQEPPSRTEPQPGPSPEAEAAPSPEAGDEDDGPPPSGSSRVG is encoded by the coding sequence ATGCACGCTGATCACTCGGGGCGCAAGGGAGCGCGCGAAGAGGGCGAGGTGGCACGCGACCTCCTGGCCAAGTCGCGGGAGGGCAGCGCGTACGCGGGCGGCGAGCCGATCCTGGAGGTACGCGACCTCGTCAAGCACTACCCGCTGACCCAGGGCATCCTGATCAAGAAGCAGATCGGTGCCGTCAAGGCGGTCGACGGCGTCTCCTTCGACCTGGCGGCCGGCGAGACCCTCGGCATCGTCGGTGAGTCCGGCTGCGGCAAGTCGACCGTCGCGCGGATGCTGGTGCACCTGGAGCAGCCGACGTCCGGTGCGATCCGGTACAAGGGCGAGGACGTCACCAAGCTGTCCGGCCGCGCGCTGAAGGCCGTGCGCCGCAACATCCAGATGGTGTTCCAGGACCCGTACACCTCGCTGAACCCGCGGATGACGGTCGGAGACATCATCGGGGAGCCGTACGAGATCCACCCCGAGGTCGCCCCCAAGGGCGACCGGCGGCGCAAGGTCCAGGACCTGCTGGACGTCGTCGGCCTCAACCCGGAGTACATCAACCGCTATCCGCACCAGTTCTCCGGCGGCCAGCGCCAGCGCATCGGCATCGCCCGCGGCCTCGCGCTCAACCCCGAGATCATCGTCGCCGACGAACCCGTCTCGGCCCTCGACGTCTCGGTCCAGGCCCAGGTCGTCAACCTGCTGGACCGGCTTCAGGCGGAGTTCAACCTCAGCTACGTGTTCATCGCCCACGACCTCTCCATCGTCCGGCACATCTCCGACCGGGTCGGCGTGATGTACCTCGGCCGGTTCGCGGAGATCGGTACGGACGAGGAGATCTACGACCACCCCACGCATCCGTACACCCAGGCGCTGCTCTCCGCGGTGCCGGTGCCGGACCCGATGGCGCGCGAGTACCGCGAGCGGATCATCCTGCACGGCGACGTTCCCTCGCCCGCCAACCCGCCGTCCGGCTGCCGCTTCCGTACCCGCTGCTGGAAGGCGCAGGAGCGGTGCGAGCTGGAGGTGCCGCTGCTGGCGGTCCCGGCGGCCTTCCGGCTGACGGAGAGCCCGGCCAGGCACGATTCGGCCTGTCACTTCGCGGAGGAGAAGCGGGTGGTGCCGCCGGAGGGCACGCTGGAGCAGGTGGGCGACGGCGGCGATGGGGCCGCGGGGCCCGGACCGGACGTGGAGGAGGTGGACCGGGAGGCCCGGAAGCCCCCGCGGTCGGAGCCGCAGCAGGAGCCGCCGTCACGGACGGAGCCGCAGCCGGGCCCGTCGCCCGAGGCCGAAGCGGCGCCCTCGCCGGAGGCGGGGGACGAGGACGACGGCCCGCCGCCCTCCGGCAGCAGCCGGGTCGGCTGA
- a CDS encoding prolyl oligopeptidase family serine peptidase, translating to MRFTLGAPRAFTVSPDGERVVFVRSGSGTDRSGRLWVLDLSDGAAPRERVVADPAVLLGGSAERLSAQERARRERSREGSSGIVGYAVDAAAELAAFALSGKVYVAGLRAGTARALPVPGPVIDPRPSPDGRHIAYVSKGALRVVGADGEGDTALAEPEDADVSYGLAEFIAAEEMQRSRGFWWSPQSDRLLVARVDDSPVQRWWIADPANPDRKPAEVAYPAAGTPNAVVRLFVVDLAGQRTEVVWDRARFPYLAQVHWSSDGAPLLLVQARDQQSQRYLAVDPETGATRTVHVDEDPVWLDLFPGVPAWAPDGRLVRIADEGGARVLAVGDRPLTGAQLQIQAVLDIGESDILVTASAGERAAQPEIGESHVYRVNELGVERVSEGAGVHTAVRSGGVTVMVSTALETPGSTVRVFRDGKQIATVPSHAEQPVLSARPRLTEGGARRIPCAVLLPTGYKESDGPLPVLMDPYGGPHGRRVLAAHNPYLTSQWFADRGFAVIVADGRGTPGRSPGWEKAVKHDLPLALDDQVEALHALAERFPLDLGRVGIRGWSFGGFLAGMAALRRPDVFHAAVVGAPVTDQRLYDTHYTERYLGDPATQPEVYAYNSLVTDEGLSHAADQVRPMMIIHGLADDNVVVAHTLRLSQALLAAGRPHEVLPLSGVTHMTPQEKVAENLLLLQVDFLKRSLSR from the coding sequence ATGCGCTTCACCCTCGGTGCACCGCGCGCGTTCACGGTTTCACCCGATGGTGAACGGGTGGTCTTCGTGCGCTCGGGTTCGGGCACCGACCGCTCGGGCCGGCTGTGGGTGCTGGACCTGAGCGACGGCGCGGCCCCTCGGGAGCGGGTCGTGGCCGATCCGGCGGTGCTGCTGGGCGGTTCGGCGGAGCGGCTCTCGGCCCAGGAGCGGGCCCGTCGCGAACGGAGCCGCGAGGGGTCGTCGGGGATCGTCGGCTACGCGGTGGACGCGGCGGCCGAGTTGGCGGCGTTCGCGCTCTCGGGGAAGGTGTACGTCGCCGGGCTGCGGGCCGGGACGGCACGCGCCCTGCCCGTACCGGGCCCGGTGATCGACCCGCGCCCCTCCCCCGACGGGCGGCACATCGCATACGTGTCCAAGGGCGCGCTGCGCGTCGTGGGCGCCGACGGCGAAGGGGACACGGCGCTCGCGGAGCCGGAGGACGCGGATGTCTCCTACGGGCTCGCGGAGTTCATCGCGGCCGAGGAGATGCAGCGCTCACGGGGCTTCTGGTGGTCGCCGCAGTCGGACCGGCTGCTCGTCGCCCGGGTCGACGACAGCCCCGTGCAGCGGTGGTGGATCGCCGATCCCGCCAACCCGGACCGCAAGCCGGCCGAGGTCGCGTACCCGGCGGCCGGGACGCCCAACGCGGTGGTGCGGCTCTTCGTCGTCGACCTGGCCGGACAGCGCACCGAAGTGGTGTGGGACCGGGCCCGGTTCCCGTATCTGGCGCAGGTGCACTGGTCGTCGGACGGGGCGCCGCTGCTGCTCGTCCAGGCCCGTGACCAGCAGAGTCAGCGCTACCTCGCGGTGGACCCGGAGACCGGCGCGACCCGGACGGTGCACGTGGACGAGGACCCCGTGTGGCTGGACCTGTTCCCCGGAGTGCCCGCGTGGGCGCCGGACGGGCGGCTGGTGCGGATCGCGGACGAGGGCGGCGCGCGGGTCCTCGCGGTCGGGGACCGGCCACTGACCGGGGCCCAGTTGCAGATCCAGGCGGTGCTGGACATCGGGGAGTCGGACATCCTCGTCACGGCGTCGGCGGGTGAGCGGGCTGCCCAGCCGGAGATCGGCGAGAGCCACGTCTACCGGGTCAACGAGCTGGGCGTGGAGCGGGTCTCGGAGGGCGCGGGCGTGCATACGGCGGTCCGGTCCGGCGGGGTGACGGTCATGGTTTCCACCGCGTTGGAGACGCCGGGATCGACGGTCCGGGTGTTCCGGGACGGGAAGCAGATCGCCACGGTTCCCAGTCACGCGGAGCAGCCGGTCCTGTCCGCGCGGCCGCGGCTCACCGAAGGGGGCGCACGGCGGATTCCGTGCGCCGTGCTGCTCCCCACGGGCTACAAGGAATCGGATGGTCCGCTTCCGGTCCTGATGGATCCGTACGGTGGACCGCACGGCCGCCGGGTCCTCGCCGCCCACAATCCGTACCTCACCTCGCAGTGGTTCGCGGACCGGGGCTTCGCCGTGATCGTCGCGGACGGCCGTGGCACCCCCGGCCGCTCGCCCGGCTGGGAGAAGGCCGTCAAGCACGATCTCCCGCTCGCCCTCGACGACCAGGTCGAGGCGCTGCACGCCCTCGCGGAGCGGTTCCCGCTGGACCTCGGCCGGGTGGGCATCCGAGGCTGGTCGTTCGGCGGCTTCCTGGCCGGCATGGCGGCCCTGCGCCGGCCCGACGTCTTCCACGCGGCGGTCGTGGGCGCCCCGGTGACCGACCAGCGGCTGTACGACACCCACTACACGGAGCGCTACCTCGGTGACCCGGCGACGCAGCCGGAGGTGTACGCGTACAACTCGCTGGTCACCGACGAAGGGCTCTCGCACGCCGCCGACCAGGTGCGGCCGATGATGATCATCCATGGGCTGGCGGACGACAACGTGGTGGTCGCGCACACCCTGCGGCTGTCGCAGGCGCTCCTCGCGGCGGGCCGCCCGCACGAGGTGCTGCCGCTGAGCGGGGTGACGCACATGACCCCGCAGGAGAAGGTGGCGGAGAACCTTCTGCTGCTCCAGGTGGACTTCCTGAAGCGCTCACTCAGCAGGTAG
- a CDS encoding DUF2304 family protein, which translates to MALSISAVVLLAIVVFLLIRKSGLKGGHAVVCMLLGFYLASSSIAPSISELTTNLAGVIGGIKF; encoded by the coding sequence GTGGCGCTCTCGATTTCGGCGGTGGTGCTGCTGGCGATCGTCGTCTTCCTGCTGATCCGGAAATCCGGACTGAAGGGCGGACACGCGGTCGTCTGCATGCTGCTCGGTTTCTATCTCGCCAGCTCGTCCATAGCGCCCAGCATCTCCGAGCTGACCACGAACCTGGCCGGCGTGATCGGAGGCATCAAGTTCTGA
- the mshB gene encoding N-acetyl-1-D-myo-inositol-2-amino-2-deoxy-alpha-D-glucopyranoside deacetylase produces MTDLPARRLLLVHAHPDDESINNGATMARYAADGALVTLVTCTLGEEGEIIPPALAHLAADRDDSLGPHRRGELAAAMKELGVTDHRLLGGAGRYRDSGMMGTEQNHRPGAFWSADLDEAAGYLVEVIREVRPQVLVTYDPEGGYGHPDHIQAHRVATRAAELAADPAYRAASGPAHTIAKIYWNRVPRPVAEEGFARLRATAPDAFPGIAAIDDVPGVVDDTLITTEIDGTGHSAAKVAAMRAHATQIAIDGPFFALSNDLGQPVLTTEYYELVNGAPGAADGTREHDLFAGLTEAHR; encoded by the coding sequence ATGACGGACCTTCCCGCCCGGCGTCTGCTCCTGGTGCACGCGCACCCCGACGACGAGTCGATCAACAACGGCGCCACCATGGCCAGGTACGCGGCCGACGGCGCCCTGGTCACGCTGGTGACCTGCACGCTCGGCGAGGAGGGCGAGATCATCCCGCCCGCCCTCGCGCACCTCGCCGCGGACCGGGACGACTCCCTGGGCCCCCACCGCCGCGGCGAACTCGCCGCGGCGATGAAGGAACTCGGGGTCACCGACCACCGGCTCCTCGGCGGCGCCGGCCGGTACCGCGACTCCGGAATGATGGGCACCGAGCAGAACCACCGCCCGGGCGCCTTCTGGTCCGCCGACCTCGACGAGGCCGCCGGGTACCTCGTGGAGGTGATCCGTGAGGTGCGCCCCCAGGTCCTGGTGACGTACGACCCCGAGGGGGGCTACGGGCACCCCGACCACATCCAGGCGCACCGGGTCGCGACGCGCGCCGCGGAACTGGCCGCCGACCCCGCGTACCGCGCCGCCTCCGGCCCCGCGCACACCATCGCCAAGATCTACTGGAACCGGGTGCCGCGCCCGGTCGCCGAGGAGGGCTTCGCCCGGCTCCGGGCCACCGCCCCCGACGCGTTCCCGGGCATCGCCGCGATCGACGACGTGCCGGGTGTGGTGGACGACACCCTGATCACCACCGAGATCGACGGCACCGGACACAGCGCGGCAAAAGTCGCGGCGATGCGGGCGCACGCCACTCAGATCGCGATCGACGGTCCCTTCTTCGCCCTGTCGAACGACCTGGGGCAGCCCGTCCTCACCACCGAGTACTACGAGTTGGTGAACGGTGCCCCCGGCGCCGCGGACGGAACCCGGGAACACGATCTCTTCGCGGGCCTGACGGAGGCGCACCGATGA
- a CDS encoding DUF6113 family protein — MSGSRPRATRTNAPPRDIPATGLAAPLNPRRIAALLGLAVLGVLVGIAGTLVQSAWFPGGLLLALLACAGLFHGGRSLMGTQPGALAPAAGWLISVILLLGGRPEGDYVFGNELGLALFMLGGMAIAVICATMSRAPQLGADSGRPGK; from the coding sequence ATGAGCGGCAGCAGGCCGCGCGCCACGCGGACCAACGCACCTCCGAGGGACATTCCGGCCACCGGCCTGGCCGCGCCCCTCAACCCGCGCCGGATCGCCGCCCTGCTGGGCCTGGCGGTCCTCGGCGTGCTCGTCGGCATCGCCGGAACACTCGTCCAATCCGCCTGGTTTCCCGGCGGATTGCTGCTGGCCCTGCTCGCGTGCGCGGGCCTCTTCCACGGGGGCCGCAGCCTCATGGGCACGCAGCCCGGGGCCCTGGCCCCCGCCGCGGGATGGCTGATTTCGGTCATTCTTCTGCTGGGCGGAAGACCGGAAGGGGACTACGTCTTCGGGAACGAACTCGGCCTCGCCCTCTTCATGCTGGGCGGCATGGCCATCGCTGTGATCTGTGCCACCATGTCGCGGGCGCCCCAACTGGGGGCCGACAGCGGCCGACCTGGCAAGTAA
- a CDS encoding ABC transporter ATP-binding protein has translation MTTTAPEATAAKTAVVSFDQVSKAYGDVRAVDGLTLDLHPGETVALLGPNGAGKSSTLDLLLGLRTADSGTVRLFGTTPQAAIATGRVGAMLQSGGLMEDVTVGELVGLVCDLHPRPYPVSEVLARAGIAPIAGRLVNKLSGGQEQRVRFALATAGANDLIVLDEPTTGMDVTARQAFWATMREQADQGRTVLFATHYLEEADAIADRVLVLHKGRILADGTAAEIKARAGARRISFEIEGAIDEEALRSLPFLSTLDITGHRVRIQSHNADATVHAVYGLGLYPRELEVAGLGLEQAFVAITEAEEARTK, from the coding sequence ATGACAACGACAGCCCCCGAAGCCACCGCGGCCAAGACCGCCGTGGTCAGCTTCGACCAGGTCAGCAAGGCCTACGGAGACGTACGCGCCGTCGACGGGCTCACCCTCGACCTGCACCCCGGTGAGACCGTGGCGCTCCTCGGTCCCAACGGTGCCGGCAAGTCCTCCACCCTCGACCTCCTCCTCGGCCTGCGCACCGCCGACTCCGGGACGGTCCGCCTCTTCGGTACGACCCCGCAGGCGGCCATCGCCACCGGCCGGGTCGGCGCCATGCTGCAGTCCGGCGGCCTCATGGAGGACGTCACCGTCGGCGAACTGGTGGGGCTCGTCTGCGATCTGCACCCCAGGCCCTACCCGGTGAGCGAGGTGCTGGCCCGGGCCGGCATCGCGCCGATCGCCGGCCGCCTGGTCAACAAGCTCTCCGGCGGCCAGGAACAGCGCGTACGGTTCGCCCTCGCCACTGCCGGGGCCAACGACCTCATCGTGCTGGACGAGCCGACCACCGGCATGGACGTCACCGCACGCCAGGCCTTCTGGGCCACCATGCGCGAGCAGGCCGACCAGGGCCGTACCGTCCTGTTCGCCACCCACTACCTCGAAGAGGCCGACGCGATCGCCGACCGTGTCCTGGTCCTGCACAAGGGCCGGATCCTCGCCGACGGCACCGCCGCCGAGATCAAGGCGCGGGCCGGGGCCCGCCGGATCTCCTTCGAGATCGAGGGCGCGATCGACGAAGAGGCCCTGCGCTCCCTGCCGTTCCTCTCCACGCTCGACATCACCGGCCACCGCGTCCGTATCCAGTCGCACAACGCCGACGCGACCGTGCACGCCGTCTACGGGCTCGGCCTCTACCCGCGCGAACTCGAAGTCGCCGGACTCGGCCTGGAACAGGCCTTCGTCGCCATCACCGAGGCCGAGGAGGCCAGGACCAAGTGA
- a CDS encoding ABC transporter permease, producing MKTLIRLEVTRTLRNKKFMFFSIIYPSVIYLLISGTQNTTDKVPHTDLTLQSFFMVSMASFGALTAVLMGNSERIAKEREKGWVRQLRLTALPSRGYVLAKIAGAAMVTLPCIVVVFLVAACAKHVRFDLWQWFALTGVIWAGSLVFAALGVAIGYLASGDAVRPVTMIIYFVLSILGGLWMPSATFPQWVQNISEWLPTHAYAALGQAVEMGGAPHAKDVAILCAYFLLFAGGAAWLYRKDTLKA from the coding sequence GTGAAGACCCTCATCAGGCTCGAAGTGACCCGCACCCTGCGGAACAAGAAGTTCATGTTCTTCTCGATCATCTACCCGTCGGTGATCTACCTGCTGATCTCCGGCACCCAGAACACCACCGACAAGGTGCCGCACACCGATCTGACGCTGCAGTCCTTCTTCATGGTCTCCATGGCCTCCTTCGGCGCACTGACCGCCGTCCTGATGGGCAACAGCGAACGCATCGCCAAGGAGCGCGAGAAGGGCTGGGTCCGCCAGCTGCGACTGACCGCACTGCCCAGCCGCGGCTACGTCCTGGCGAAGATCGCCGGCGCGGCCATGGTCACCCTGCCCTGCATCGTGGTCGTCTTCCTCGTCGCGGCCTGTGCCAAGCACGTACGATTCGACCTCTGGCAGTGGTTCGCCCTCACCGGCGTCATCTGGGCCGGCTCGCTGGTCTTCGCCGCGCTCGGGGTGGCCATCGGCTACCTCGCCAGCGGCGACGCGGTCCGCCCGGTCACGATGATCATCTACTTCGTCCTCTCCATCCTCGGCGGTCTGTGGATGCCGAGCGCGACCTTCCCGCAGTGGGTCCAGAACATCTCCGAGTGGCTGCCCACCCACGCGTACGCTGCACTCGGCCAGGCCGTCGAGATGGGCGGCGCGCCGCACGCCAAGGACGTCGCCATCCTCTGTGCCTACTTCCTGCTCTTCGCGGGCGGTGCCGCCTGGCTCTACCGGAAGGACACCCTGAAGGCATGA